TTATTTTACAAGCTTTGATATCTTCTTAAACTCCTCTGTTCCTGCATATCTACATAACTCAAACAATAGTGATTCATATGTAGTTATTATAGCACCATGAGCCCTCAAACGTTGGACAGCCATATTTTTATCATTTTCCCTCCTAGATGATACACAGTCTTCTACAAGTACTACTTTATATCCCTTCTCTAAAAGGTCTAATGATGTCTGTAGCACACATACATGGGTCTCTATACCTGCTATTATAAAAAACTCTTTTTCCAAGTCTTTTATTTTTTTCATGAAATATTCTTCATCACAACAACTAAATGTCATCTTTTCCATCGGAGTAAAATCTCCTATAGAATCACTTACATCCTTTACTGTTCCTCCCAGTCCTTTAGTATATTGTTGTGATACTAACAAGGGTATCTCTAAGATATTTAATCCCTCTATTAATGTCTTAAGATTTTTTATAGTTGTAGAGTTTTCATATATATGGGGCATTAGTCTTTCTTGTACATCTACTATTATACCTGCTGACTTCTCCTTTAATATTCTCAATAGACACATCTCCTTGTATAATATATTTAGGTTATCAAATAGGGAAACCTATAAAACCTTCTTTATTTATCTCTCAAAATCAGAGATAATTGTATTATTAGA
This Clostridiisalibacter paucivorans DSM 22131 DNA region includes the following protein-coding sequences:
- a CDS encoding hydrolase; the encoded protein is MRILKEKSAGIIVDVQERLMPHIYENSTTIKNLKTLIEGLNILEIPLLVSQQYTKGLGGTVKDVSDSIGDFTPMEKMTFSCCDEEYFMKKIKDLEKEFFIIAGIETHVCVLQTSLDLLEKGYKVVLVEDCVSSRRENDKNMAVQRLRAHGAIITTYESLLFELCRYAGTEEFKKISKLVK